The following are from one region of the Moritella sp. 24 genome:
- a CDS encoding CpaF family protein: protein MNNNKSIYLDFRNKIFEVLDPQAVSNMDKSDLEVQIKQAIEILANNYSRPIPSVIRSGLVKNLIDELVGLGPLQSLMEDDSISDIMVNGPNQIFFERGGKVKKSDVSFVNEAQLLEIAQRIAFRVGRRVDESSPMVDARLADGSRVNIVIPPITLDGTSISIRKFKNKTIGLESLVEFGAMSVEMARVLMIASRCRLNILISGGTGSGKTTLLNALSQYISEDERVITIEDAAELKLQIPHVVRMETRAESIENTGAVSQRELVINSLRMRPDRIILGECRGSEAFEMLQAMNTGHDGSMSTLHANTPRDAVSRIESMVMMADLNLPLEAIRRTIVSATHLIIQVNRLHDGSRKVTSISEVVGLEGDNVVMDELFSFQAEDLQSTDTIKGVFITPGIMQRSILMQRARYCGFQDELKAAFRHSS, encoded by the coding sequence ATGAATAATAACAAATCAATCTATCTTGATTTTAGAAATAAGATCTTTGAAGTACTCGATCCTCAAGCTGTTTCAAATATGGATAAGTCTGATCTTGAAGTGCAGATCAAGCAAGCGATTGAGATCTTAGCGAACAATTATTCACGCCCTATACCGAGCGTTATTCGTAGTGGCTTGGTTAAAAATTTAATTGATGAACTCGTTGGCTTAGGTCCACTGCAATCATTAATGGAAGACGATAGTATCAGCGATATTATGGTCAACGGTCCAAATCAGATATTTTTTGAACGTGGTGGCAAAGTTAAAAAATCTGATGTGAGCTTTGTGAATGAAGCGCAATTATTAGAGATTGCACAACGTATTGCATTTCGAGTTGGCCGACGGGTTGATGAATCCTCTCCGATGGTTGATGCACGTTTAGCGGATGGTAGTCGTGTGAATATCGTTATTCCACCGATTACACTGGACGGCACATCAATTTCGATTCGTAAATTTAAAAACAAAACCATTGGCTTAGAATCGTTGGTGGAATTTGGTGCCATGTCAGTTGAAATGGCCAGAGTATTAATGATTGCTTCTCGTTGTCGATTAAACATCTTAATTTCAGGTGGCACAGGTTCAGGTAAAACCACCTTGCTAAATGCGTTATCACAGTATATTAGTGAGGACGAACGGGTTATTACCATTGAAGATGCCGCAGAACTAAAATTACAAATTCCTCACGTTGTTCGCATGGAAACGCGTGCTGAAAGTATAGAAAATACAGGTGCAGTATCACAACGTGAACTCGTCATAAACTCACTGCGTATGCGACCTGACCGTATCATTCTAGGTGAGTGCCGTGGTTCAGAGGCATTTGAAATGTTACAAGCAATGAATACTGGTCACGATGGCTCTATGTCTACGTTACATGCTAATACGCCTCGAGACGCTGTTTCGCGTATTGAATCAATGGTCATGATGGCTGATTTGAACCTGCCATTAGAAGCTATTCGCCGTACTATCGTGAGTGCCACTCATTTAATTATTCAGGTTAACCGCTTACATGATGGCTCAAGAAAAGTCACCAGTATCTCTGAGGTGGTGGGACTAGAAGGTGATAATGTCGTGATGGATGAACTCTTTAGTTTTCAGGCCGAAGATTTACAATCCACTGATACAATTAAGGGCGTATTTATAACGCCTGGGATCATGCAGCGTTCTATCTTAATGCAACGTGCGCGTTACTGTGGTTTTCAAGACGAATTAAAAGCGGCATTTAGGCATTCTTCATGA
- a CDS encoding chromosome partitioning protein ParA codes for MFDLAKAVSKSTEKEKVQRGPSGCSLFYQTNECKDLLQEVFRFEGWSDPDCLRNNVSAADMNIGNLQEIIILELNQSKNVVEDAKAFASRLPNHKGIVVIGKEDAITTLRGLKEMGLYYLFWPINKQDTSDFLRHMHNNIARFAGVSQNRKAKKVAVVGSKGGVGSTLISAEIASKLSSLGTDTILVDHQYHDSNIDIILGLKNFEKQNVENLGLQFHDADEDSAADYLLPVNQKLRILALQGESSVTDLLGYSHNIIDVLHREANFIIEDYSASVDFTLDIPLLVKRVDMVVLVVEPSVSSVRNAKKMIDSITLQQQLGMKELRLFIMINTHRSEHYFPLTPKEIADHLEHPVDVVLPYCRHAAGMLLQGKRLYKHNAMLSSAFTDISQLLNGKLLDGRKNKSVMKNVINWIKR; via the coding sequence ATGTTTGATCTTGCTAAAGCGGTAAGTAAATCGACAGAGAAGGAAAAGGTTCAAAGAGGTCCTTCTGGATGCAGTTTGTTTTATCAAACAAATGAATGCAAAGACTTATTACAAGAAGTTTTTCGTTTTGAAGGTTGGTCTGATCCTGATTGTTTACGCAATAATGTGTCCGCCGCGGATATGAATATTGGCAACCTGCAAGAAATTATCATTCTTGAACTTAATCAATCAAAAAATGTAGTTGAGGACGCTAAAGCGTTTGCGAGTCGCTTACCCAATCATAAAGGCATCGTTGTTATTGGCAAAGAAGATGCCATCACGACCTTACGTGGTTTAAAAGAGATGGGACTGTATTACTTGTTTTGGCCGATTAACAAACAAGATACCAGTGACTTCTTACGTCATATGCATAACAACATTGCACGTTTTGCTGGGGTTAGCCAAAACCGTAAAGCGAAGAAAGTGGCTGTCGTCGGCTCGAAAGGCGGTGTGGGTTCAACATTGATTAGTGCTGAAATAGCGTCAAAACTATCAAGCTTAGGCACTGATACTATTTTGGTTGACCATCAATATCATGATAGCAATATCGATATTATTCTGGGGTTGAAAAACTTTGAGAAACAGAATGTCGAGAACCTCGGCCTACAATTTCATGATGCAGACGAAGATAGCGCGGCTGACTATCTCTTACCCGTTAATCAAAAGTTACGCATATTAGCGTTGCAGGGGGAAAGCTCTGTCACGGACCTCCTTGGTTATAGCCACAATATTATTGATGTATTACACCGTGAAGCGAACTTCATCATTGAAGATTATTCCGCATCTGTTGACTTTACATTAGATATTCCATTATTGGTCAAACGTGTAGATATGGTTGTATTGGTTGTAGAACCAAGCGTGTCATCCGTTAGAAATGCAAAGAAGATGATTGACTCGATTACATTACAGCAGCAGTTGGGTATGAAAGAATTACGCTTATTTATCATGATTAATACACATCGCTCTGAGCATTATTTCCCATTGACGCCGAAAGAAATTGCAGATCACTTAGAGCATCCGGTTGATGTTGTACTGCCTTACTGTCGGCACGCTGCTGGCATGTTGTTACAAGGTAAGCGTTTGTACAAGCACAACGCGATGTTATCTAGTGCCTTTACTGATATTAGCCAGCTCTTAAATGGAAAATTATTGGATGGGCGTAAGAATAAATCAGTTATGAAAAATGTAATAAATTGGATCAAACGATGA